GAATGTACCGCTAAAACTGCATTGAGTCTGTTCATATTTTCAGGCTTTTTACTTCAAacttgtgtatctgtgtgttgcAGGACGTTCCTACAGTGTTTTCTCTCAGCGCATGCTGAATCAGTGTCTGGAGTCGCTGGTGCAGAAAATTCAAAGCGGAGTAGTGATAAACTTTGAGAAGACGGGGCCTGACCCTCCTCCACTGGAAGGTAAGTCACCTCCATTTGTCTACCTTAAATTATTCCACACtttttttcctgactgattAGCAGAGAACCTCTTTTGTTGTGGCCCTCTGAACTGACTGTTCTTTACTGTTGTTCATAAACAGCTGGTGGATGTCACTGTAGACGCACAGTTTCAGTTGATCACAACTGTTCTGTTCTGTCTCTTGTTTCACATGAGTTCCTGTTAGCGGTTCAACGTGTAAAATAATCTGCCCCTTGAATGTTCCTGTACAGACGCTCAACCTGAAGCACTGAAGTCCGGTCCACAGCCATGGCATTGCTGTCACAAACTCATCTACGTACGACCCAACCCTAAAACTGGTGTGCCCATCGGTCACTGGCCCATCCCCGAGGCTTTCTGGCCTGACCAGAACTCCCCCACACTGGTAAGAAACTTGTGCAGGAATCATCAGAAGTTTTTCTCATCACCCTGAGCCACAGTGGAATTTCACCGATGATCTCTATTCCTGCAAAGAATGGAGGCACGCAAATGTCTCAAATATCTAATTAGCgtacaataatgaaaaaacaggtaacagttgtttttttttcacatggaCAAACAATATAAAAAGTCAGTTCCTGGAATAATAATGAACCAAACATGAAGGAATTAAGagtcataaaacaaaattacaattGAAGCGGCAACAAGTAGTTAAATATGTGGCAGCACTAAACTAGGTCCCAGCCTTTTTATTAAGTCTTAATAAAATGCCTAAGGAGAATtccttgcattaaaaaaaatatgtgaatgAGAAACTTGTATATTAAGTTTTATGTTTACAGCATTTTAGTTGGATGCTTGGTTTTTCCCTGTAAGTGCAGAGTGTTATTCTCAAGGTGTTTTGACATATACTGTAATATTACCTGCTTTTCCCCCTCACACAGCCCCCCCGCTCAGCTCACCCCCACGTACGTTTCTCCTGTCTGGACGCTGAGCCCATGGTGATAGACAAGGTGCCCTTTGACAAGTATGAGCTGGAGCCTTCACCACTAACACAGTACATTTTGGAGCGAAAGTCGCCACTCACCTGCTGGCAGGTAAGGCTCcatgtgagcacacacacacagacacacacacacacacacacttaaaaggAATAcagatgttttactttttcaaaaatgccTCAAATGTGGGTCGTTTTAGTTTGGTAGCCACTTTAGCAGCTTTTATCAACAACCCTTCGGTCAGTGCAGCTGTCTGTGATCATGTGCACGAGACTGATTTAACATAGTCCTTTCAAAGCTCTTTGATCGACGCACCTGTAACCTGGACATACTCATTTAAAAAGgaactctttttattttaacattcctGTTAAACATGTGCTTCTTTTTTCATCTCGGCTCCTTCACAGTTATATTTTTATGGATGCCCTTGATAGCTGATGGAAATAGCTGAAATAATTTAAATAGTATAGcaaattatatttaatgaaaCTTTGAGTGAACAATTTCAGCAGTGACTGATTGAATTCTCATGAATTCAATCACCAGGATACCTCTTAAACCACTGAGCAAATTTCCTTATGCCTTCTTACAATGAGATGAATACTAACTGTTAGTCTGCTTAATTATCTAACATTATTTAAGTGCAGGTAAGGTTGTAAAGAGTCACGCCAGATCTCAAAGTGAAGACCTGACATTTATAAATTGTCTGACACGTCCATATATGGTCGGTGTATAAAGATAAGCCCATTTTGTTAGGCATCAGATTctttcctctgctgccaccttcAGACCTTTCAGCAGGTTTGCTCCATTAATGATTAAGATAAAAGCTTGGAAGCATGAAGCTGTTTTCTCGTCTCTAATGGTCATTAAAAGTCTTTTGTCTGCCCTCCATACCTGCAGTTTAAAAACAAGGGTGTCCACACATCCCccatgttattattaatgtttctaCTTTAACATATCAAGATCAAAACATAAGCTTTCTCTTAAGAGATAGTTGGTAGTTTTTGCTTCACCCATTGTTGACTTTACTGCGATTCCCTGTGTCACGTGCAGCCAGTGTCGTATTGTCAACCAAAGGACCAGCTTACAAAAGCAttgttgattgtttttctttttttctttaggtGTTTGTATGCAACAGTGCCAAGTACAGTGACCTGGGCCAACCTTTTGGCTACCTGAAGGCCAGCACAGCTCTCAACTGTGTTAACTTGTTTGTGATGCCCTACAACTACCCCGTGCTGCTGCCACTTCTAGGTAAGACTGAGGGATTGATTCTAGGTCTCCATTTTCAGTTTATATCTCTTTATGTGTCATTTCTACTGATGTTATTTGTCagttgattgattttttttttcccccgtccaCCTTTTGCAGACGACTTGATCAAAGTGCACAAGTTCAAGCCGACCCTCAAATGGCGGCAATCCTTTGAGAACTACCTGAAGACCATGCCTCCATATTATATCGGGGTCAGTGGGTTTTGCATTACTCGTCagttcttaaaaataaaaataccacaTTGGCCttaatgctgttttatttccacagtCTTTAAGAAAAGCCCTGAGAATAATGGGAGCGCCGAACCTGCTGGCCGACAACATGGAATACGGCCTGAGCTACAGTGTAGTCTCGTATTTAAAGAAGCTCAGTCAGCAGGTTTGTTGTTAATTATAgcgtatttttttttgttcagacacacacacgcacgacaCGATAGCAAAGTGTTTATGGGTTTCATTGTCAGTGAAGAAGTTACACACTTCTGAGCTATTTTCcattattatattgtgtttCCAGACAAAACTCGAGTATGACCGCTTGATCGCCTCGATTGGTAAAAAGCCACCGCCAGAAGCAGGCATCAAGGTGCGTTGGCGGGGTGGAGGTTTATCGCTGGCCCAGCGTAGGAACTTcatccagcagctgcagagtcTCACAGGAGAGACACTAACTCTGCCCATGGAGCTCAACACCAAAGAGTTTCAAGGCTTTCATCTGGCACTACTCAACAAggtaaaattattatttacacttCCTAACCTCTTCATTAAGAAAGTGCTGTTCAGGCATGATTACAAACATGTTGTCTGACTTTTACTGACGTTTACCGAGCTGCTCTTTCTTTgatagttgtgttttttgtttttaacatgagGACAATCCTTTTTCCAAGTCTCACTCTTTCTCATTACATTCTGCTCGGACCTTCACTTCTTCCCTGGCTTTCCATCTAACAATCCTCCTGAGCTTTCTATTGAAATGTTTTATGTGGTCTGTTAAGGTACTTGAGagctgtgacatttttaagaTGGCTGTCACTTAAGGGCTGCATCCACTATGTGTCCACTTTATTACAGCCATCTTTCTCAACTTGACTGGATGTTAAATTCAAATTTGCATCCCTGCCTTTACAGTCCCCTATGTCTTGTGTCATGAATCAGGGCTTCAAACCTCAAAGCTTTAGGAATCCCTACGACATCCCTCGCAGCCACTTACTGGACCAGCTGAGCCGAATGAGGAGAAATCTGCTCAACACTGGCGTCTGTAATCTCAGAGGGCAAGACTCAGGTAATCCACAAACTTGCAAACTTGAACAACTGACAAGGATTCTCAGATGAAGTGCTCCTGAGAAAATGTAGATTTCTCCCTCCACATTTCATTAATTTCCCCGTCTCCTCTCCAGACCAGCTCCACAGTGTGCCAATCGCCCAAATGGGCAACTACCAGGACTTCCTCAAAGCTGCTCCTCAGCCTCTTCGAGATGCAGACCCTGAACAGCCCAAACGCCTGCACACGTTCGGCAACCCCTTCAAACTGGACAAGAAGGTTAATGCCACTGAACTTCTAAGGCCACATGAAAATGACTGAAGAATTCCAGCCATTAACTGTCTacccctctcttttctttcaggGCATGATGATCGACGAGGCGGATGAGTTTGTAACCGGCCCTCAAAACAAGGGCAAAAGACCGGGAGACAATAACAACATGCAGGGTGGAGGTCCCAAGAGACGCCGCTGCATGTCACCTCTGCTACGTCTGGGCAGGGCTTACACACCTCCAGTGACGCCCCCGGCCAGCCCTCGATCCACAGGGGGTGAGATTTGTGACATTTGAGACGTTTCTGACCCAAGCTGCGTTTCCACCCAGCAGTGCAGTACATTTCAGTGCAGCACACGCACATGGTatggcttgtgtttccaccacaGGGTTAGTAGGCCGGGGGTTTTATTAGCTTTGCAGCCATGGAAATAACATGACGTCATGCCAGAGCAACGCACTGTAGCTCGCCCATAAATTTAgcaaagaagacaaacaagCCACAGTgaatttgactgtgtgtgttgacaaaaagaaacacaaacagcccTGACTTTCTCACTTCCTTGTTTGCGTTTTTCCCATTCCATTCCCGCTGTCAACCAATCATTGCAATGTGTCTACCTCCACCCTTGAGATGCCACACCACTGTGCTACTTCAAAGATCCAGTGAccaacatttaggagggtttattctGTGGGGTGAaataataaagaagaaagaggaaatggcAGAGGTGGTGGGAGAGGAGAGGCTTGTGAAAGAGTCTTACCATTAGATGGCACCAATTCTCCCTCATTCTTACATACTGGGCTGGAGAAGGATGTTAAAAAGTGGGACGGTCATTTTGGTCTTCTCAAATTTTGACAATCAACGTGCAAATAATTGCATAACATACTAAACTGGGCTGTACTGCTTGGTGGAAATGTAGGAACTGTAATGATGCcctttggtgttttaatttaaGCAAATCTGGACCTGGATGAGAGTATCacctaacaaacaaacacagcagaataaacaaatgttactcTATTTTAAATCTGACCCCATAGATATGGACATGAATGAAGGAGCACCTGAACCAGACTTGATCATCAACCACCTGAATCAGAACCACTATAGCTCAGACAGCGGCTCGGACTCGGAGACGGATAGCCCCTCGGGGCTGGCCAACCATCAAGAGAACCACACAGACATGGCTCCTCAGGACCTCGAGCACGGGGACGATGAGGACGATGAGCGACCACACGTAGACGAGCTGCCGCTGGGCAGTGAGGAAGGACTGGACATGGTGCTCCTGGATGACCAGCCCCCTCGCTACATGTCACCTTCAGCTCTGAAGAAGCACATTCACAGTGAGACAACGAAGGTCAACAATGAGCTGAGGGTACTCATCACCAAGGAGATCAGGAAACCTGGCAGGCGTGAGTAGAATAAACATGACCTGGCTTTTTCACTTTGGTTATCAATTGTTATCTGAGGAGTAAAGGTGTAGAATTTGATCCAGGTCAGCAGGTGTCCAAAGCAATAATCAAGTGATTAGTCCTCATTCATGTCTTTGTGCTTCAGACTATGAGAAGATCTTCCACCTCCTGAAGCAGATACAGGGAACGCTGGACACCCGGCTCATCTTCCTCCAAAACATCATCAAAGAGGCAGCCAGGTGACGAGTTCAACCCTGCTCTCACGCATACATCTTGTTGCTGTGAACACCAGCAACACATTCCATTAGAAAATATAGTTATTACCTGAAATGTTGCTTCTgattgagaaaaatatgaaaaatgacattctttttttttttctcctgtgcaAAGGTTCAAGAAGCGTGTTCTCATTGAGCAGCTGGAAAACTTCCTCGAAGAGATCCACAACAGATCCAATAACATGAATCACATGGATACACTTTGAGACCGCCTCCGTCTACCACTGAACTTACGGACAACAAAC
Above is a window of Solea senegalensis isolate Sse05_10M linkage group LG2, IFAPA_SoseM_1, whole genome shotgun sequence DNA encoding:
- the ints6 gene encoding integrator complex subunit 6; this translates as MPVLLFLIDTSASMNQRTHLGTTYLDIAKGAVETFMKLRGRDPASRGDRYMLVNFDDVPFGIKAGWKESHATFMTELRNLQATGLTSIGHSLRTAFDLLNLNRLVTGIDNYGQGRNPFFLEPAIIIAITDGNKLTGSSGVQDELHLPLTTPLPGSELTKEPFRWDQRLFALVLRIPGNSSVEPEPLGGVPSDDSPITPMCEVTGGRSYSVFSQRMLNQCLESLVQKIQSGVVINFEKTGPDPPPLEDAQPEALKSGPQPWHCCHKLIYVRPNPKTGVPIGHWPIPEAFWPDQNSPTLPPRSAHPHVRFSCLDAEPMVIDKVPFDKYELEPSPLTQYILERKSPLTCWQVFVCNSAKYSDLGQPFGYLKASTALNCVNLFVMPYNYPVLLPLLDDLIKVHKFKPTLKWRQSFENYLKTMPPYYIGSLRKALRIMGAPNLLADNMEYGLSYSVVSYLKKLSQQTKLEYDRLIASIGKKPPPEAGIKVRWRGGGLSLAQRRNFIQQLQSLTGETLTLPMELNTKEFQGFHLALLNKGFKPQSFRNPYDIPRSHLLDQLSRMRRNLLNTGVCNLRGQDSDQLHSVPIAQMGNYQDFLKAAPQPLRDADPEQPKRLHTFGNPFKLDKKGMMIDEADEFVTGPQNKGKRPGDNNNMQGGGPKRRRCMSPLLRLGRAYTPPVTPPASPRSTGDMDMNEGAPEPDLIINHLNQNHYSSDSGSDSETDSPSGLANHQENHTDMAPQDLEHGDDEDDERPHVDELPLGSEEGLDMVLLDDQPPRYMSPSALKKHIHSETTKVNNELRVLITKEIRKPGRHYEKIFHLLKQIQGTLDTRLIFLQNIIKEAARFKKRVLIEQLENFLEEIHNRSNNMNHMDTL